From one Cyanobacterium stanieri PCC 7202 genomic stretch:
- a CDS encoding hypothetical protein (KEGG: ter:Tery_0843 hypothetical protein~SPTR: Putative uncharacterized protein), which yields MTISVSKFPTNSRHLNWVNGQITVNNSRIWFITLLALGSFSNVVFTCALPLVGFGAIASKTLPKSKAITTISLIWLVNQIIGFTMRDYPLDFSTFAWGIVILLGGLLATIFGLLQFERQSKNFRQYLCAIVLILVIGYIAYQAMIWLGGVVLGGLHGFNVPVLWQVFYINALWTVALTLLHNLFIAQKLKFSPKSTK from the coding sequence ATGACGATTTCAGTTTCTAAGTTTCCTACCAATTCCCGTCACCTTAATTGGGTAAACGGTCAAATAACAGTCAATAATAGCCGTATTTGGTTTATAACTCTTCTGGCTTTGGGTAGTTTTAGCAATGTGGTGTTTACCTGTGCTTTACCTTTAGTGGGCTTCGGTGCGATCGCCTCTAAAACTTTACCAAAATCCAAAGCTATCACTACCATTTCCCTCATCTGGTTAGTAAATCAAATTATCGGGTTCACCATGAGAGACTATCCCCTCGACTTTAGCACCTTTGCATGGGGCATTGTTATTTTATTAGGGGGATTATTAGCCACTATCTTTGGTTTATTACAATTTGAGAGACAAAGCAAAAACTTTCGTCAATATCTTTGCGCCATTGTCTTAATTCTTGTCATCGGTTACATTGCTTATCAAGCAATGATTTGGCTTGGTGGAGTCGTCTTGGGAGGCTTACACGGCTTCAACGTCCCCGTATTATGGCAAGTATTTTATATCAATGCCCTCTGGACAGTTGCCCTAACCTTATTACATAACCTCTTTATCGCTCAAAAACTCAAATTTTCCCCCAAATCAACAAAATAA
- a CDS encoding MORN repeat-containing protein (PFAM: MORN repeat~COGs: COG4642 conserved hypothetical protein~InterPro IPR003409~KEGG: cyc:PCC7424_2389 MORN repeat-containing protein~PFAM: MORN repeat-containing protein~SPTR: MORN repeat-containing protein), producing MNQKYPKHLLTSLVSLIMINSLFVISPVLANTINLPDGSRCEGQLRNGNLHGRGKCTFSNGDVYEGDFVDGQKHGQGKYTFANGDVYEGSFVDGKIEGVGKRVYAEGDSYEGDFVNGQPHGNGVYISTDGSRYEGEFVNGNPEGRGKFVYSNGDSCEGPVRNGQINGEGVCEYENGDRFQGTLVNNQPHGEGFYTFADGGSYRGTFTEGRLTGVGERRYIAEDIYQGEIKDGIPHGQGKFTFSNGGVYEGQFVNGRQSGRGSYKFPNGNRYEGDFVDGQFQGQGRFIFANGDVCQGEFRNNQLHGQVVCDYENGDTYQGQFANGKKNGTGVYTFSDGTVIDGNWRDDQPL from the coding sequence ATGAATCAAAAATACCCAAAACATTTATTAACGAGCCTTGTTAGTCTGATAATGATCAATAGTTTATTTGTAATTTCCCCTGTTTTAGCAAATACAATTAATCTTCCTGATGGTAGTAGATGCGAAGGACAATTAAGAAATGGTAACCTGCACGGAAGGGGAAAATGTACTTTTAGTAATGGTGATGTTTATGAGGGGGATTTTGTTGATGGACAAAAACATGGGCAGGGAAAATATACTTTTGCCAATGGTGATGTTTATGAGGGCAGTTTTGTTGATGGCAAAATTGAGGGAGTAGGTAAACGAGTTTATGCTGAGGGGGATAGTTATGAGGGAGATTTTGTCAATGGACAACCCCATGGTAACGGTGTTTATATCTCTACCGATGGCAGTCGTTATGAGGGAGAGTTTGTAAATGGCAATCCTGAAGGACGAGGTAAGTTTGTTTATAGTAACGGTGATAGTTGCGAGGGGCCTGTGCGAAATGGTCAGATTAATGGGGAGGGGGTTTGTGAATACGAAAATGGCGATCGCTTCCAGGGCACATTGGTAAATAATCAACCCCACGGAGAAGGATTTTATACTTTTGCCGATGGTGGTAGTTATCGAGGTACTTTTACCGAAGGAAGATTAACTGGTGTTGGTGAAAGAAGATATATTGCCGAAGATATTTATCAAGGAGAAATTAAAGATGGTATTCCCCATGGACAGGGTAAGTTTACCTTTTCTAATGGAGGAGTTTATGAGGGTCAATTTGTTAACGGAAGACAGTCTGGCAGAGGTTCTTATAAATTTCCTAATGGTAATCGCTATGAGGGAGATTTTGTCGATGGACAATTTCAAGGACAGGGAAGATTTATTTTTGCCAATGGTGATGTTTGTCAGGGGGAGTTTCGGAATAATCAACTCCATGGGCAGGTAGTGTGTGATTATGAAAACGGGGATACCTATCAAGGACAGTTTGCCAATGGCAAGAAAAACGGTACTGGGGTATATACTTTTAGTGATGGTACCGTTATTGATGGCAATTGGCGCGATGATCAACCCTTGTAA
- a CDS encoding heat shock protein DnaJ domain protein (PFAM: DnaJ domain~InterPro IPR001623:IPR013026~KEGG: cyh:Cyan8802_0556 heat shock protein DnaJ domain protein~PFAM: heat shock protein DnaJ domain protein~SMART: heat shock protein DnaJ domain protein~SPTR: Heat shock protein DnaJ domain protein), protein MMNINVKYGLFKYEVKDYYSILGVPIDANPKDIRLRYLKIAYQLHPDTCQAETPEEKEKASQILSKLVNPAYENLYKDKLRKECQLILAETGRRLAAQKDDITISTEIAKTLHQEQKNRNKLYHELVAKIATDQYQDINTVITKIALISELNMVYLMLQNDTERRQNVSRSSSSVGKIESTEPIITQQPASETTPQAQPTQAQNSTETNPTQNRLERLIYNAEEAAKIGNLEQAILDMREALKVDNANPQVHGLIAYYYYKQGNQTYGKIHYGKAFSLNPNEPIVKKIKEEFLEPEKKTKGKPTKGKGKNKDGKKEAPKIFGIRLW, encoded by the coding sequence ATGATGAACATCAATGTCAAATATGGACTATTTAAATACGAAGTAAAAGACTATTACTCAATTCTGGGAGTACCCATTGATGCCAACCCCAAAGATATTCGCCTGCGGTATCTCAAAATTGCCTATCAACTACACCCCGACACCTGCCAAGCCGAAACCCCCGAAGAAAAAGAAAAAGCTAGTCAAATACTCTCAAAATTAGTCAACCCTGCCTATGAAAACCTCTATAAAGATAAACTAAGAAAAGAGTGTCAACTAATCCTTGCCGAAACAGGCAGAAGACTTGCCGCCCAAAAAGATGACATTACCATTAGTACAGAAATTGCCAAAACCCTTCATCAAGAACAAAAAAATCGCAATAAACTCTATCATGAACTCGTAGCCAAAATAGCCACCGATCAATATCAAGATATTAACACCGTCATAACCAAGATTGCCCTCATCAGTGAGCTAAACATGGTTTACTTGATGTTACAAAATGATACAGAACGTCGCCAAAATGTCTCCCGTAGTTCCTCCTCCGTGGGCAAAATAGAATCCACTGAACCCATTATTACCCAACAACCTGCCTCAGAAACAACCCCCCAAGCTCAACCCACCCAAGCCCAAAATAGCACCGAAACCAATCCAACCCAAAATAGACTAGAAAGATTAATTTATAACGCCGAAGAAGCCGCCAAAATAGGCAATCTCGAACAAGCAATTTTAGATATGCGCGAAGCTCTCAAAGTCGATAATGCTAATCCTCAAGTCCATGGTTTAATCGCCTATTACTACTACAAACAAGGCAACCAAACCTATGGCAAAATTCATTATGGCAAAGCCTTCTCGCTCAATCCTAACGAACCTATCGTCAAAAAAATCAAAGAGGAATTTTTAGAACCTGAAAAGAAAACCAAAGGTAAACCCACCAAAGGAAAAGGTAAAAATAAAGACGGTAAAAAAGAAGCTCCAAAAATTTTTGGTATTCGTTTGTGGTAG
- a CDS encoding histidyl-tRNA synthetase 2 (PFAM: tRNA synthetase class II core domain (G, H, P, S and T)~TIGRFAM: ATP phosphoribosyltransferase, regulatory subunit~COGs: COG3705 ATP phosphoribosyltransferase involved in histidine biosynthesis~InterPro IPR004517:IPR004516:IPR002314~KEGG: cyc:PCC7424_0509 ATP phosphoribosyltransferase regulatory subunit~PFAM: tRNA synthetase class II (G H P and S)~PRIAM: Histidine--tRNA ligase~SPTR: ATP phosphoribosyltransferase regulatory subunit;~TIGRFAM: histidyl-tRNA synthetase 2), translating into MLHQAPAGARDLLPLEVAQKSWINDRLQQVFQNWGYKRIVTSTIQWLDTLMAGGAIKPSTVIPLQNIGEGNLALRPELTASIARAAVTRMQSDTVQRLCYRANVFRNSAEGHHGKQLEFYQAGVELLFAHGLLADAETLLLVANCLKKLGIQEWQLLLGDAGLTKGLLNQFPAHFRGDILKCLANLDRIALENLDLDQDLKTKALQLFDLRGNPEQVLSKISTLDIDDDTQKAVEHLKSLWELVNHSHGSSLPIVLDLSLVQTFDYYTGIVFEVVGFSDSQPRVLGQGGRYDQLLGLYHPQKQNYPGIGFSFNIEDLHSCLLSGVDLPKTTPPSDWLVIPENPQAAKVAFDYAQKLRHSEHIVRVELELQYRSMEQIKTYAHNEGIKYLAWIGVDGVPKIEVI; encoded by the coding sequence ATGCTTCACCAAGCCCCTGCAGGCGCTAGAGATTTATTACCCTTAGAAGTTGCTCAAAAAAGCTGGATTAATGATCGTCTTCAGCAAGTATTCCAAAATTGGGGTTATAAAAGAATTGTCACCTCTACTATTCAATGGCTAGATACTTTGATGGCAGGGGGTGCTATCAAACCCTCCACAGTTATACCCTTACAAAACATTGGCGAGGGTAATCTTGCCCTGCGCCCAGAATTAACCGCTTCCATTGCTAGGGCGGCAGTAACTAGAATGCAGAGCGACACCGTACAAAGACTATGTTACCGTGCTAATGTATTTCGTAACAGTGCCGAGGGGCATCATGGTAAGCAATTAGAATTTTATCAAGCAGGGGTTGAGCTACTCTTTGCCCATGGGCTTTTAGCCGATGCAGAAACCCTTTTATTGGTTGCTAATTGTCTGAAAAAGTTAGGTATCCAAGAATGGCAATTACTTTTGGGAGATGCTGGTTTAACCAAAGGACTATTAAATCAATTTCCTGCTCATTTTCGAGGTGATATTCTTAAATGTCTTGCTAATTTGGATCGCATCGCCCTAGAAAATTTAGATTTGGATCAAGATTTAAAAACTAAAGCCCTACAGTTGTTCGACTTGAGGGGAAATCCTGAACAAGTTTTAAGCAAAATCAGCACCCTTGACATTGATGATGACACTCAAAAGGCGGTAGAACATCTTAAGAGTTTATGGGAATTGGTAAATCATAGCCATGGCTCTAGTTTGCCCATTGTTTTGGATTTAAGTTTGGTGCAAACTTTTGATTATTATACGGGCATTGTTTTTGAGGTGGTTGGTTTTAGTGATAGTCAACCCCGTGTATTGGGGCAAGGGGGGAGATATGACCAATTACTAGGACTTTATCATCCTCAGAAGCAAAATTATCCGGGTATTGGTTTTTCTTTTAATATTGAGGATTTACATAGTTGTCTTTTATCTGGGGTAGATTTACCAAAGACGACTCCTCCTAGTGATTGGTTGGTGATTCCTGAAAATCCCCAAGCGGCAAAAGTGGCTTTTGATTATGCCCAAAAATTGCGCCACAGTGAGCATATTGTCAGGGTAGAATTAGAGTTACAATATCGCTCTATGGAACAAATTAAAACTTATGCCCACAATGAGGGTATTAAGTATTTAGCTTGGATTGGAGTTGATGGTGTTCCTAAAATTGAAGTTATCTAA
- a CDS encoding TonB family protein (PFAM: Gram-negative bacterial tonB protein~TIGRFAM: TonB family C-terminal domain~InterPro IPR006260~KEGG: cyc:PCC7424_2390 TonB family protein~SPTR: TonB family protein;~TIGRFAM: TonB family protein), with translation MTYSSSSCLEQRQKETEKTKKLVTFGIFSSIALHGVLLIIVANQPNPITKEEAKPIELILVQKDRPETNPSQESEPSPTTTTSSNPTPVNPVQNTPTPVSPVQPTPTVVEPVQPPTPVNQQQESPTPPPETTQPQENSVAVNPEVTPETNPTTSSSVQPLENNNSNNTLRNSIGSSSRVMSNEANSDQRPTFFDNEQQISSGRITNNNSNQRVQSLENNNSNNTLRNSIGSSSRVMSNEANSDQRPTFFDNEQQISSGRITNNNSRTPNSLNNQSGDRNNLRNSLTQNNRPTTNGNGSPTVTAPNNADIENQATSRRPQPPQPPAPESIRCISNCQPSYPSALQGVEGQATVRINLDSNGNVAGVSIVNGHSNGQLNREALSAAQRMRFSAPGTNNASVQVRINFTVAGSEFDRLARQKREEQEREARLAEQREREERQAQLERERQERQEQLERERQQREAEAQAERERQQREAEAQAERERQQREAEAQAERERQQREAEAQAERERQRQSTENNGTE, from the coding sequence ATGACCTACTCCTCCTCCTCGTGTTTAGAACAAAGACAAAAAGAAACAGAAAAAACAAAAAAATTAGTAACCTTCGGAATATTTAGCTCCATCGCCCTTCATGGAGTTTTGTTGATCATCGTTGCCAATCAACCCAACCCCATTACCAAAGAAGAAGCAAAACCCATCGAACTCATTTTGGTTCAAAAAGACAGACCAGAAACCAATCCCTCACAAGAATCTGAACCTTCCCCCACTACTACCACATCATCCAATCCAACCCCCGTAAATCCCGTTCAAAATACCCCCACTCCTGTAAGTCCCGTTCAGCCAACACCTACGGTCGTTGAACCCGTTCAGCCTCCAACCCCTGTAAATCAGCAACAAGAATCCCCCACCCCACCCCCAGAAACTACTCAACCTCAAGAAAATTCTGTTGCTGTTAACCCAGAAGTTACCCCCGAAACGAACCCCACTACTTCCTCATCAGTACAACCTTTAGAAAACAATAATTCAAATAATACTCTTCGCAACTCCATCGGTTCATCCTCCCGAGTAATGAGTAATGAAGCTAATTCTGACCAAAGACCGACTTTTTTTGATAATGAGCAACAAATCTCAAGCGGCAGAATTACCAACAATAATTCAAACCAAAGAGTGCAATCTTTAGAAAACAATAATTCAAATAATACTCTTCGTAACTCCATCGGTTCATCCTCCCGAGTAATGAGTAATGAAGCTAATTCTGACCAAAGACCGACCTTTTTTGATAATGAGCAACAAATCTCGAGTGGCAGAATTACCAACAATAATTCTCGTACTCCTAACTCCCTCAATAATCAATCAGGGGATAGAAACAACCTTAGAAATTCTCTGACTCAAAATAATCGCCCCACTACCAATGGTAATGGTTCTCCCACCGTCACAGCACCAAATAACGCAGATATTGAGAACCAAGCCACTAGCCGCCGCCCACAACCTCCCCAACCTCCTGCTCCTGAATCTATTAGGTGTATTAGTAATTGTCAGCCATCTTATCCTTCTGCTTTGCAGGGGGTAGAAGGTCAGGCAACCGTTAGAATTAATCTCGACAGTAATGGTAATGTTGCCGGGGTAAGTATCGTTAATGGACATAGCAATGGTCAACTAAACAGGGAGGCACTTTCCGCCGCTCAAAGAATGAGATTTTCTGCTCCAGGAACTAATAATGCTTCTGTACAAGTGAGAATTAACTTTACCGTAGCAGGTTCAGAGTTTGACCGCCTTGCTCGTCAAAAAAGAGAAGAACAAGAAAGGGAGGCACGGTTAGCCGAGCAGAGGGAAAGAGAAGAACGTCAAGCACAACTTGAAAGAGAAAGGCAAGAAAGACAAGAACAGTTAGAAAGAGAACGTCAGCAACGGGAAGCCGAAGCCCAAGCTGAACGAGAACGTCAACAACGGGAAGCCGAAGCCCAAGCTGAACGGGAACGTCAACAACGGGAAGCCGAAGCCCAAGCTGAACGAGAACGTCAACAACGGGAAGCCGAGGCCCAAGCTGAACGGGAACGTCAACGACAATCAACAGAGAATAATGGGACTGAATAA
- a CDS encoding Exopolysaccharide synthesis ExoD (PFAM: Exopolysaccharide synthesis, ExoD~COGs: COG3932 Uncharacterized ABC-type transport system permease components~InterPro IPR010331~KEGG: cyc:PCC7424_4382 exopolysaccharide synthesis ExoD~PFAM: Exopolysaccharide synthesis ExoD~SPTR: Exopolysaccharide synthesis ExoD): MAKLSVELERYFLLEERGDIITIDDLLLLAGDRIFGFLLVILSLPSALPIPAPGYSIPFAIVIFLLAIQFMIGNQIPWLPNRVKKGTMRTITAKQFVQKGLPWLKRLETLTKPRFAYICNSSIGKIILGIAMALMAISMMIPIPGTNTAPAMGIFIIAFGLQEDDGFICLMGLITCIVAGCLSASIIFGAIMGSSSLWQFLKGN, translated from the coding sequence ATGGCAAAGTTATCGGTTGAGTTGGAGCGTTATTTTTTGCTTGAGGAAAGGGGAGATATTATTACCATTGATGACCTTCTTCTTTTGGCGGGCGATCGCATCTTTGGCTTTTTATTAGTGATTTTGTCTTTACCTTCGGCTTTGCCAATTCCTGCCCCCGGATACTCTATACCCTTTGCCATCGTAATTTTCTTGTTGGCAATCCAATTTATGATTGGTAATCAAATACCTTGGCTACCCAATCGAGTCAAAAAAGGCACCATGAGAACTATCACAGCAAAGCAATTTGTCCAGAAGGGTTTACCTTGGTTAAAGCGTCTGGAAACCCTAACCAAACCTAGATTTGCTTATATTTGTAATAGTTCCATAGGTAAAATCATCTTAGGCATTGCCATGGCACTAATGGCTATTTCCATGATGATACCCATCCCCGGCACCAATACCGCCCCTGCTATGGGCATTTTTATCATTGCCTTTGGGCTACAAGAAGATGACGGGTTTATCTGCTTAATGGGCTTAATAACTTGTATTGTCGCAGGATGTTTGTCTGCCTCCATTATCTTCGGAGCAATCATGGGTAGTTCTTCCCTTTGGCAATTTCTCAAAGGAAATTAG